From one Lotus japonicus ecotype B-129 chromosome 3, LjGifu_v1.2 genomic stretch:
- the LOC130746137 gene encoding pentatricopeptide repeat-containing protein At2g46050, mitochondrial, whose amino-acid sequence MVCKFHFKKQLHFTPILYSFVAQCFSNSSHQPHPWSRLRASVSVPDQTLFRDPDTVHLFCANALKVSAKRAFLPEGKQLHAHLIKFGFCHVLSLQNQILSVYLKCKEIEDADKLFDELPGRNVVSWNIMIRGVAGRDNENDSSAPLCVSYFKRMLLEKVVPDYVTFNGLIGSCVQFHNIGVGIQLHCYTVKVGFDLDCFVGCALVDLYAKCGLVENARRAFCAVPCRDLVMCNVMISCYALNCLPEEAFSMFNLLRMDGANGDEFTFSSLLSVCDTLEYYDIGKLAHSLILRQAFDSDVLVASALINMYAKNENITDARGVFDEMLIRNVVAWNTIIVGCGNYGDGSEVLKLLRDMLREGFSPDELTISSTISLCGYASAITETLQTHAIAVKLSFQEFLSVANSLISAYSKCGNITSALKCFRLTEEPDLVTWTSLIHAYAFHGQAEKATEMFEKMLSCGVVPDRVSFLGVLSACAHCGLVTKGLHYFNLMTSVYQIVPDSDHYTCLVDLLGRYGLIDEAFELLRSMPVEVESDTLGAFIGSCKLHANIGLAEWAAEKLFIIEPEKSVNYAAMSNIYASQRDWCDVERVRKMIGDKGDAKVPGCSWIEVANQVHSFVSRDKTHPKALEMYATLKMLHVCLDTSCWL is encoded by the coding sequence ATGGTCTGCAAATTCCATTTCAAAAAACAGCTCCATTTCACTCCAATCCTTTATTCATTTGTTGCTCAATGCTTCTCTAACTCTTCTCATCAACCCCATCCATGGAGCAGACTCAGAGCTTCTGTATCAGTCCCTGATCAAACCCTTTTCAGGGACCCTGACACTGTTCATTTGTTTTGTGCCAATGCCCTTAAAGTCTCTGCCAAAAGGGCTTTTCTTCCGGAAGGAAAACAGTTACATGCCCATTTGATAAAGTTCGGATTTTGTCATGTGCTGTCCttacaaaatcaaattttgAGTGTTTATCTTAAATGCAAGGAAATTGAAGATGCAGATAAACTATTTGATGAATTGCCTGGCAGAAATGTGGTGTCGTGGAACATTATGATTCGCGGTGTTGCCGGACGCGACAATGAAAACGACTCGAGTGCACCACTGTGTGTTTCTTATTTTAAAAGGATGCTGTTGGAAAAGGTGGTTCCAGATTATGTAACTTTTAATGGCCTTATTGGTTCATGTGTTCAGTTTCATAACATTGGTGTGGGTATCCAGCTGCATTGTTATACAGTGAAAGTGGGATTTGATTTGGATTGTTTTGTTGGTTGTGCTCTTGTTGATTTATATGCAAAATGTGGCTTAGTTGAGAATGCAAGGAGGGCTTTTTGTGCTGTTCCATGTAGAGATTTGGTAATGTGTAATGTGATGATTTCTTGCTATGCCTTGAATTGTTTACCTGAAGAGGCTTTTAGCATGTTCAACTTGTTGAGAATGGATGGTGCAAATGGGGATGAGTTCACTTTTAGCAGCCTGCTTAGTGTATGTGATACTTTGGAATATTATGATATTGGGAAGCTGGCTCACAGTCTTATTCTGAGACAGGCATTTGATTCAGATGTTTTAGTGGCTAGTGCATTGATCAACATGTATGCCAAAAACGAAAATATAACCGATGCACGCGGGGTATTTGATGAAATGCTGATTCGAAATGTTGTGGCATGGAACACCATCATTGTTGGGTGTGGGAATTATGGAGATGGGAGTGAAGTTCTGAAGCTTCTCAGAGACATGCTTCGTGAAGGGTTTTCCCCTGATGAATTGACTATTTCCAGCACTATTAGTTTGTGCGGCTATGCTTCTGCCATAACCGAAACACTGCAAACTCATGCCATTGCAGTTAAATTATCCTTTCAAGAATTTCTATCCGTTGCCAATTCTTTGATTAGCGCCTACTCCAAGTGCGGTAACATTACTAGTGCATTGAAATGCTTCAGATTAACAGAAGAACCTGATCTTGTTACATGGACTTCATTAATACATGCATATGCATTCCATGGTCAAGCCGAAAAAGCTACTGAAATGTTTGAGAAGATGCTATCTTGCGGCGTAGTACCTGATCGAGTTTCGTTTCTTGGTGTTCTCTCTGCTTGTGCCCATTGTGGGCTTGTAACAAAGGGACTTCATTACTTTAACTTGATGACCAGTGTGTATCAGATAGTTCCTGATTCAGATCATTACACTTGCCTTGTTGACCTTCTTGGACGATATGGTCTTATAGATGAGGCTTTTGAATTGTTAAGGTCTATGCCTGTGGAAGTTGAATCAGATACGTTAGGAGCATTTATTGGATCTTGCAAACTCCATGCAAATATAGGACTAGCTGAATGGGCTGCAGAGAAGCTCTTCATCATTGAGCCAGAGAAAAGTGTAAACTATGCAGCCATGTCTAACATTTATGCTTCTCAGAGAGATTGGTGTGATGTGGAAAGAGTTAGGAAAATGATTGGAGACAAAGGTGATGCAAAAGTCCCAGGTTGCAGCTGGATTGAGGTTGCTAATCAAGTTCATTCATTTGTATCCCGTGATAAGACCCATCCTAAAGCTTTAGAAATGTATGCTACATTAAAAATGTTACACGTGTGTTTGGATACCAGTTGTTGGCTGTAA
- the LOC130746138 gene encoding calmodulin-binding receptor-like cytoplasmic kinase 2: protein MTSPYDRSQNPSSGHRSTPDRSTRSSGYASSGFRTPQRPTPSSGGQNPMAAAARSVVGLFTACFTPPESNNSKSVTDSEEFKSTSVESNPSRAGSRRGSGSNRGNHGSSHNSIHGKEPGIVKFTMEEIIKVTRNFSPSFKIGQGGFGTVYKAKLQDGTVVAVKRAKKSVHEKHLGVEFQSEVQTLSRIEHLNLVRFYGFSEQGDERIIVVEYVPNGTLREHLDCIHGSILDLASRLDIAIDVAHAVTYLHMYIDHPIIHRDIKSSNILLTEHLRAKVADFGFARQAADSDSGMTHVSTQVKGTAGYLDPEYLKTYQLTEKSDVYSFGVLLVEIVTGRRPIEPKFELRERITAKWAIKKFIEGDSILVLDPKLDQTAANSLALEKILELALQCLAPHRQNRPSMKRCAEILWTIRKDFREQSAANFRSFSTTSQRSNSVKE from the exons ATGACAAGTCCTTATGACCGCAGCCAGAATCCCAGCTCCGGTCACCGGAGCACGCCGGACCGCAGCACGCGCTCTTCCGGATACGCCTCTTCCGGGTTCAGAACTCCTCAGCGACCGACACCCTCCTCTGGCGGCCAGAACCCCATGGCCGCCGCCGCCAGGTCAGTCGTCGGGCTGTTCACCGCTTGCTTCACGCCGCCGGAGTCCAACAACTCCAAGAGCGTCACGGATTCCGAGGAGTTCAAATCTACCTCAG TTGAATCGAATCCTTCAAGAGCTGGTAGTCGGAGAGGGAGTGGCTCAAATCGAGGTAACCACGGCAGTTCACACAACTCAATTCATGGGAAAGAGCCTGGCATTGTGAAGTTCACCATGGAGGAAATCATCAAAGTCACAAGAAACTTCTCACCTTCTTTTAAGATTGGCCAAGGTGGTTTTGGGACGGTTTACAAGGCCAAACTCCAGGATGGAACTGTTGTTGCAGTAAAGCGTGCTAAGAAG AGCGTACATGAGAAGCATTTGGGAGTGGAGTTCCAGAGCGAGGTCCAAACATTATCACGGATTGAACATTTGAACTTGGTCAGGTTCTATGGATTTTCAGAGCAAGGGGATGAAAGAATTATTGTTGTGGAGTATGTTCCAAATGGAACCCTTAGAGAACATTTAGATT GCATTCATGGAAGCATTCTGGACCTCGCCTCTCGTCTAGACATTGCCATTGATGTGGCTCATGCTGTTACCTATCTTCATATGTATATAG ATCATCCTATCATCCATAGAGACATAAAATCTTCCAACATTCTCCTCACTGAGCATTTACGCGCTAAAGTAGCAGACTTTGGTTTTGCTAGACAAGCAGCTGACAGTGACTCTGGCATGACCCATGTTTCCACCCAAGTTAAAGGAACAGCTGGCTACTTGGACCCTGAATACTTGAAAACATATCAACTAACTGAAAAGAGTGATGTCTATTCATTTGGTGTTTTGCTTGTTGAAATTGTCACAGGAAGACGTCCCATAGAACCCAAGTTCGAACTCCGGGAGCGAATAACAGCAAAATGG GCTATAAAGAAGTTTATAGAGGGAGATTCCATCTTAGTCTTGGATCCAAAACTGGATCAGACTGCAGCAAATAGTTTAGCCCTAGAGAAGATACTTGAACTAGCTTTACAATGCTTGGCTCCACATAGACAAAACAGGCCTTCTATGAAGAGATGTGCTGAGATCCTTTGGACTATTCGCAAGGATTTCCGAGAGCAATCAGCTGCAAACTTTCGCTCATTTTCCACTACTTCCCAAAGGAGCAACTCAGTGAAAGAGTGA
- the LOC130746140 gene encoding uncharacterized protein LOC130746140 isoform X2: MEKNISMKLTNEQISPGSWYIGLFNGIGATRTQSKMITRGPAYSFSANISVAACTNSMMSGKFCNSTVYPLSCTTSDVYDTLKATIKKPIMENATTCKSKIETFCVQEGLPNFYSLDISNVVEEVTIMVANVRLNITSSSNASGASDVNLLGFARHGAIPADSVFDYSSNLNKAPMVIRSPRIGRLYISILPVNLTKKFGGTQDGNVKVCYSMESQVLQCPLGKAGPNCTMGSYNLQTVLRKGPTPFESYYLPVGEGASSANFPLEPLSNSSSNRGETNDIWTYFTFDIPRGAAGRNIHVRLSSDVKISYEVYARFGGLPSLDSWDYYYANETKKSDQSMFFMEYDSSDDNIDFYIIYAREGTWGFGLRHLNTSSDSLKQQTIMSLALEGCPKHCSFHGDCKYSFDASGLTSYSFCSCDRNHGGFDCSVEIVSHKGHVLQSIFLIASNAAAIFPAYWALRQKALAEWILFTSSGISSGLYHACDVGTWCALNYNVLQFMDFWLSFMAVVSTFVYLATIGEVYKRAIHTAVAILTALMAATKATRSSNIVLVIVIGALGLLIGWLAEISTKYRSLSFSLGFSPNFFLSLQTIKQWLYNLVKTILRRFRWAFLLAGFVALAMAGISWTLETSSNYWFWHSFWHVTIYTSSFFFLCSKVNIVDDAENQLPANENYELTRQDSFPRDS; the protein is encoded by the exons ATGGAGAAAAATATCAGTATGAAATTGACGAATGAGCAG ATATCTCCAGGTTCTTGGTACATAGGTCTTTTCAATGGCATTGGAGCTACAAGGACACAATCAAAGATG ATTACCCGAGGCCCAGCATACTCCTTTAGTGCCAATATTAGCGTGGCAgcatgcacaaattcaatgaTGAGTGGGAAGTTCTGTAACAGTACAGTCTATCCACTTTCGTGCACAACATCTGATGTCTATGATACATTGAAGGCTACAATAAAGAAGCCAATCATGGAAAATGCAACGACCTGCAAAAGTAAAATTGAAACTTTTTGTGTTCAGGAAGGTCTACCAAACTTTTACTCCTTGGATATATCAAATGTGGTAGAAGAAGTGACCATTATGGTAGCAAATGTCAGATTAAATATTACATCTTCAAGTAATGCTTCTGGTGCAAGTGATGTTAATTTATTGGGTTTTGCGCGCCATGGTGCAATACCTGCAGATTCTGTGTTTGATTATTCCAGTAATTTAAATAAAGCCCCGATGGTTATTCGCTCTCCACGGATTGGTCGTTTGTACATTAGTATATTACCAGTTAATCTTACAAAAAAATTTGGAGGGACGCAGGATGGCAATGTAAAAGTTTGCTATTCGATGGAATCACAAGTGCTACAGTGCCCACTTGGGAAAGCTGGACCAAATTGCACAATGGGTAGCTACAATCTTCAG ACAGTTCTAAGGAAAGGTCCAACCCCCTTTGAATCATATTATTTACCTGTCGGTGAAGGAGCATCTTCTGCCAACTTTCCTCTTGAGCCACTTTCTAACAGCTCATCAAACAGAGGAGAAACTAATGACATTTGGACTTACTTCACTTTCGACATTCCTCGTGGGGCAGCTGGACGAAATATTCATGTACGGCTATCCTCAGATGTGAAGATCAGTTATGAAGTTTATGCTAGATTTGGCGGATTGCCTTCTCTTGATAGCTGGGACTACTATTATGCTAACGAGACAAAGAAGAGTGATCAATCCATGTTCTTCATGGAATACGATTCAAGTGATGACAATATTgatttttacattatttatgcTAGAGAAGGAACTTGGGGTTTTGGTCTAAGACATCTTAATACTAGCAGTGATTCTTTGAAACAGCAAACTATCATGTCTTTGGCACTTGAAGGGTGCCCAAAACATTGCTCCTTTCATGGGGACTGTAAATATTCTTTTGATGCGAGTGGATTGACATCATACAG CTTCTGCTCTTGTGATCGAAACCATGGTGGCTTTGACTGTAGCGTGGAAATTGTATCACATAAAG GGCATGTCCTGCAATCAATTTTTCTCATCGCATCAAATGCTGCAGCCATATTTCCTGCCTATTGGGCCCTTCGCCAGAAG GCCCTTGCAGAATGGATTTTGTTCACGTCAAGTGGAATTTCAAGTGGACTATATCATGCATGTGATGTAGGCACCTGGTGTGCATTAAACTACAATGTTCTACAG TTCATGGACTTCTGGCTCTCTTTCATGGCTGTTGTTAGCACTTTTGTGTACCTAGCTACTATTGGTGAAGTCTATAAGAGGGCAATCCACACTGCTGTTGCTATACTTACTGCTCTTATGGCTGCAACTAAGGCAACCAG GTCTTCAAATATTGTtcttgtgattgtgattggGGCTCTTGGTCTTCTTATTGGATGGTTGGCAGAAATTTCAACAAAGTATAGGTCCCTTTCCTTTTCACTTGGATTCTCACCAAATTTCTTTCTAAG TTTGCAAACTATAAAGCAATGGCTGTATAATCTTGTAAAGACAATCTTGAGACGGTTCCGCTGGGCCTTTTTATTGGCCGGTTTTGTTGCATTGGCCATGGCAGGAATAAGCTGGACACTTGAAACCAGTTCAAACTACTGGTTTTGGCATAG CTTTTGGCATGTTACAATATacacatcttctttcttcttcctttgttcAAAAGTAAATATTGTCGATGATGCTGAGAATCAGCTACCGGCAAATGAAAATTATGAACTTACTCGTCAGGATTCATTTCCAAGAGATAGTTAG
- the LOC130746140 gene encoding uncharacterized protein LOC130746140 isoform X1 encodes MSLNSIRWRHHLNVILLLSALLLHCALSSANDEVGTTGDFFTVSSFSYPQTTLRPFDFRYIRVDIPPWFSAVTIALKSDVDLDVTRIERVPKSTLPIICFRDGSPPLPDVLNTSLKDSAVSGINGLDVEQCFPMEKNISMKLTNEQISPGSWYIGLFNGIGATRTQSKMITRGPAYSFSANISVAACTNSMMSGKFCNSTVYPLSCTTSDVYDTLKATIKKPIMENATTCKSKIETFCVQEGLPNFYSLDISNVVEEVTIMVANVRLNITSSSNASGASDVNLLGFARHGAIPADSVFDYSSNLNKAPMVIRSPRIGRLYISILPVNLTKKFGGTQDGNVKVCYSMESQVLQCPLGKAGPNCTMGSYNLQTVLRKGPTPFESYYLPVGEGASSANFPLEPLSNSSSNRGETNDIWTYFTFDIPRGAAGRNIHVRLSSDVKISYEVYARFGGLPSLDSWDYYYANETKKSDQSMFFMEYDSSDDNIDFYIIYAREGTWGFGLRHLNTSSDSLKQQTIMSLALEGCPKHCSFHGDCKYSFDASGLTSYSFCSCDRNHGGFDCSVEIVSHKGHVLQSIFLIASNAAAIFPAYWALRQKALAEWILFTSSGISSGLYHACDVGTWCALNYNVLQFMDFWLSFMAVVSTFVYLATIGEVYKRAIHTAVAILTALMAATKATRSSNIVLVIVIGALGLLIGWLAEISTKYRSLSFSLGFSPNFFLSLQTIKQWLYNLVKTILRRFRWAFLLAGFVALAMAGISWTLETSSNYWFWHSFWHVTIYTSSFFFLCSKVNIVDDAENQLPANENYELTRQDSFPRDS; translated from the exons atgtctcTCAATTCGATTCGGTGGCGTCATCATCTCAACGTGATTCTTCTGCTCAGTGCTCTGTTACTTCATTGTGCTCTCTCCTCTGCAAATGATGAAGTGGGCACCACTGGTGACTTCTTCACTGTTTCCAGCTTCAGCTACCCTCAGACTACTCTTAGACCCTTTGATTTCCGCTATATCAGAG TTGATATACCACCGTGGTTCTCTGCAGTAACCATAGCATTGAAGTCAGATGTAGACCTA GATGTTACAAGAATTGAAAGGGTTCCAAAAAGCACCCTACCAATTATATGCTTTAGAGATGGAAGTCCTCCGCTACCAGATGTTTTAAACACATCTCTAAAAGATTCAGCTGTCTCAG GAATAAATGGTCTTGATGTGGAGCAATGCTTTCCTATGGAGAAAAATATCAGTATGAAATTGACGAATGAGCAG ATATCTCCAGGTTCTTGGTACATAGGTCTTTTCAATGGCATTGGAGCTACAAGGACACAATCAAAGATG ATTACCCGAGGCCCAGCATACTCCTTTAGTGCCAATATTAGCGTGGCAgcatgcacaaattcaatgaTGAGTGGGAAGTTCTGTAACAGTACAGTCTATCCACTTTCGTGCACAACATCTGATGTCTATGATACATTGAAGGCTACAATAAAGAAGCCAATCATGGAAAATGCAACGACCTGCAAAAGTAAAATTGAAACTTTTTGTGTTCAGGAAGGTCTACCAAACTTTTACTCCTTGGATATATCAAATGTGGTAGAAGAAGTGACCATTATGGTAGCAAATGTCAGATTAAATATTACATCTTCAAGTAATGCTTCTGGTGCAAGTGATGTTAATTTATTGGGTTTTGCGCGCCATGGTGCAATACCTGCAGATTCTGTGTTTGATTATTCCAGTAATTTAAATAAAGCCCCGATGGTTATTCGCTCTCCACGGATTGGTCGTTTGTACATTAGTATATTACCAGTTAATCTTACAAAAAAATTTGGAGGGACGCAGGATGGCAATGTAAAAGTTTGCTATTCGATGGAATCACAAGTGCTACAGTGCCCACTTGGGAAAGCTGGACCAAATTGCACAATGGGTAGCTACAATCTTCAG ACAGTTCTAAGGAAAGGTCCAACCCCCTTTGAATCATATTATTTACCTGTCGGTGAAGGAGCATCTTCTGCCAACTTTCCTCTTGAGCCACTTTCTAACAGCTCATCAAACAGAGGAGAAACTAATGACATTTGGACTTACTTCACTTTCGACATTCCTCGTGGGGCAGCTGGACGAAATATTCATGTACGGCTATCCTCAGATGTGAAGATCAGTTATGAAGTTTATGCTAGATTTGGCGGATTGCCTTCTCTTGATAGCTGGGACTACTATTATGCTAACGAGACAAAGAAGAGTGATCAATCCATGTTCTTCATGGAATACGATTCAAGTGATGACAATATTgatttttacattatttatgcTAGAGAAGGAACTTGGGGTTTTGGTCTAAGACATCTTAATACTAGCAGTGATTCTTTGAAACAGCAAACTATCATGTCTTTGGCACTTGAAGGGTGCCCAAAACATTGCTCCTTTCATGGGGACTGTAAATATTCTTTTGATGCGAGTGGATTGACATCATACAG CTTCTGCTCTTGTGATCGAAACCATGGTGGCTTTGACTGTAGCGTGGAAATTGTATCACATAAAG GGCATGTCCTGCAATCAATTTTTCTCATCGCATCAAATGCTGCAGCCATATTTCCTGCCTATTGGGCCCTTCGCCAGAAG GCCCTTGCAGAATGGATTTTGTTCACGTCAAGTGGAATTTCAAGTGGACTATATCATGCATGTGATGTAGGCACCTGGTGTGCATTAAACTACAATGTTCTACAG TTCATGGACTTCTGGCTCTCTTTCATGGCTGTTGTTAGCACTTTTGTGTACCTAGCTACTATTGGTGAAGTCTATAAGAGGGCAATCCACACTGCTGTTGCTATACTTACTGCTCTTATGGCTGCAACTAAGGCAACCAG GTCTTCAAATATTGTtcttgtgattgtgattggGGCTCTTGGTCTTCTTATTGGATGGTTGGCAGAAATTTCAACAAAGTATAGGTCCCTTTCCTTTTCACTTGGATTCTCACCAAATTTCTTTCTAAG TTTGCAAACTATAAAGCAATGGCTGTATAATCTTGTAAAGACAATCTTGAGACGGTTCCGCTGGGCCTTTTTATTGGCCGGTTTTGTTGCATTGGCCATGGCAGGAATAAGCTGGACACTTGAAACCAGTTCAAACTACTGGTTTTGGCATAG CTTTTGGCATGTTACAATATacacatcttctttcttcttcctttgttcAAAAGTAAATATTGTCGATGATGCTGAGAATCAGCTACCGGCAAATGAAAATTATGAACTTACTCGTCAGGATTCATTTCCAAGAGATAGTTAG